One segment of Tautonia rosea DNA contains the following:
- a CDS encoding epoxyqueuosine reductase, translated as MTRLEQHPTVVAIGRMPRRPSGLARLDAAELRRICLEAGADDVGFVAIDRPELDAERSDVLRVYPATRTVIALVCRMTPEAVRSPARNMANQEFHATGDEVNDTARRIVRELAGLGVRGLNPPMAFPMEMDRFPEKTWSLSLKPLAVAAGLGQMGLHRNVIHPRFGSFILLGAVFIDTEVTEQGRAIDYNPCVTCKLCVAACPVGAISSDGAFDFSSCYSHNYREFMGGFTEWVETVAESGSGKAYRAKVSDGESASMWQSLAYGPNYKAAYCLAVCPAGEDVIGPFLDDRSGFLNDIVKPLQAKEETIYVQPNSDAEAYVARRFPHKRTSRVGAVLRPNSVGLFIRFMRNVFQRGQSRGLAATYHFRFTGNERAECTVIIRDQSIEVLDGCVGQPDLRVTTDSASWLRFLRKEISIVWLLLTLRVRLRGDPRLLIAFGRCFP; from the coding sequence ATGACCCGATTGGAACAGCATCCGACGGTGGTGGCGATCGGCCGCATGCCCCGTCGCCCGAGCGGTCTGGCCCGGCTGGATGCGGCGGAATTGCGCCGGATCTGCCTGGAGGCCGGGGCGGACGACGTGGGGTTCGTCGCGATCGATCGGCCCGAGCTCGACGCCGAGCGATCGGACGTGCTTCGGGTCTATCCGGCGACGAGGACGGTGATCGCCCTCGTCTGCCGGATGACCCCGGAGGCGGTCCGGAGCCCTGCCCGCAACATGGCCAACCAAGAGTTCCACGCCACCGGAGACGAGGTGAACGACACCGCCCGCCGGATTGTCCGCGAACTGGCCGGGCTGGGCGTTCGAGGTCTCAATCCGCCCATGGCCTTCCCGATGGAGATGGACCGCTTCCCCGAGAAGACGTGGTCGCTCTCGCTCAAACCCCTGGCCGTCGCGGCCGGGCTTGGCCAGATGGGCTTGCATCGTAACGTCATCCACCCGCGCTTTGGCAGCTTCATCCTGCTCGGGGCCGTCTTCATCGATACCGAGGTGACCGAGCAGGGCCGGGCGATCGACTACAACCCATGTGTCACCTGCAAGCTCTGCGTCGCGGCCTGCCCGGTCGGAGCGATCTCGTCGGACGGCGCGTTCGACTTCTCCTCCTGCTATTCGCATAACTACCGCGAGTTCATGGGAGGCTTCACCGAGTGGGTCGAGACGGTGGCCGAGAGCGGTAGCGGCAAGGCCTATCGCGCAAAAGTCAGCGATGGTGAAAGCGCCTCGATGTGGCAATCACTCGCCTACGGGCCGAACTACAAGGCGGCCTATTGCCTGGCGGTCTGCCCGGCCGGCGAGGACGTGATCGGCCCCTTCCTGGACGATCGGAGCGGCTTCCTCAACGACATCGTCAAGCCGCTCCAGGCCAAGGAAGAGACGATCTACGTGCAGCCCAACTCGGATGCCGAGGCGTATGTCGCCCGGCGATTCCCCCACAAACGCACGTCCCGGGTCGGGGCGGTCCTGCGGCCGAACTCGGTTGGCTTGTTCATCCGCTTCATGCGCAACGTCTTCCAGCGAGGCCAGTCCAGGGGCCTTGCCGCCACCTACCACTTCCGCTTCACCGGAAACGAGCGGGCCGAGTGCACGGTGATCATCCGCGATCAATCGATCGAGGTCCTCGACGGTTGCGTCGGTCAGCCCGACCTGCGGGTCACGACTGATTCCGCAAGCTGGCTCCGCTTCCTCCGCAAGGAGATCAGCATCGTCTGGCTCCTGCTGACCCTCCGGGTCCGTTTGCGAGGCGATCCGAGACTTCTGATCGCCTTCGGCCGATGTTTCCCCTGA
- a CDS encoding DUF6263 family protein: MPPRSRSVLRWVPMVCLLLAVPAGAAETLRWTFAEGDTHSYELNQTTVTTAMVQNQEVKTTINQTVDMAWKVDSVNSDGSARVAQTIERVRVSLDSQFASFEYDSQDEAAGEGPAAMLKPVIDALVGARVVLVMTPRGEVNDVEVPDEMIERLRNAGPGAQALQNLASAEGMKGLIGQSTLILPEEGVEPGATWTRKVELPTPQGTLALTNTYSLDEAESDATAKISLSMNIDEFKVAPDAPFEMKVEEQNGTGSYTFDTAAGRLSASEVKQGLRAVISVQGQEITSITDSNATFTRTGD; the protein is encoded by the coding sequence ATGCCGCCGCGATCTCGATCTGTGTTGCGATGGGTTCCGATGGTCTGCCTGCTGCTCGCCGTTCCGGCAGGGGCCGCGGAAACCCTGCGCTGGACGTTTGCCGAGGGAGACACACACTCCTATGAGCTGAACCAGACGACCGTCACCACGGCGATGGTCCAGAATCAGGAAGTCAAGACCACCATCAATCAGACGGTGGACATGGCCTGGAAGGTGGACTCGGTCAATTCGGACGGCTCGGCGCGGGTGGCGCAGACAATCGAGCGAGTGCGGGTGTCGCTCGATTCTCAGTTCGCCAGCTTCGAGTACGACTCTCAGGACGAGGCGGCCGGCGAAGGCCCGGCGGCGATGCTCAAGCCGGTCATCGACGCCCTGGTTGGTGCTCGGGTCGTTCTGGTGATGACCCCCCGGGGCGAGGTCAACGACGTGGAGGTGCCCGACGAGATGATCGAGCGGCTCCGCAACGCCGGCCCCGGCGCCCAGGCCTTGCAGAACCTTGCCTCGGCCGAGGGTATGAAGGGTCTGATTGGCCAGTCCACCTTGATCCTGCCCGAGGAGGGAGTCGAGCCCGGTGCGACCTGGACCCGGAAAGTCGAGCTGCCCACCCCTCAAGGGACCCTCGCCCTGACCAATACCTACAGCCTGGACGAGGCCGAATCCGATGCAACTGCCAAGATCAGTCTGTCCATGAATATCGATGAGTTCAAGGTGGCCCCCGATGCTCCCTTCGAGATGAAGGTCGAGGAACAGAACGGCACAGGCTCCTACACCTTCGATACCGCTGCTGGCCGCCTCAGCGCGTCCGAGGTCAAGCAGGGGCTCCGCGCCGTCATCAGTGTTCAGGGTCAGGAGATCACCTCGATTACCGACTCCAACGCGACCTTTACTCGCACGGGAGACTGA
- a CDS encoding ligase-associated DNA damage response exonuclease: MNPSQAVLQLTRAGLYCPAGDFFIDPWSPVDRAVITHAHADHARWGSQRYLTTREGAGVLRVRVGDEPIIDALDYGQSTEINGVRVSLHPAGHILGSSQVRVEHKGHVWVVSGDYKVGPDATCSVFDPVRCHVFITESTFGLPIYRWPDQSEVFDAINAWWRKNADEGKVCLLYAYALGKAQRLLSGLDPSIGPIFCHGAVEKLNTAYREGGVPLPPTQYAGHASNRSAWARGIVIAPPSAHGTPWSRKFSPSSSAFASGWMAIRGTRRRRAVDRGFILSDHADWPGLLGAIDATGADTVWATHGYSAVLVRWLREYGKDAEVVATRFVGEEGIDAEESELAEVGDVDSGET, from the coding sequence ATGAACCCCTCCCAAGCCGTCCTTCAGTTGACGCGAGCCGGGCTCTACTGCCCGGCCGGCGACTTCTTCATCGACCCCTGGTCGCCGGTCGATCGAGCCGTGATCACCCATGCGCATGCCGATCATGCCCGTTGGGGATCGCAGCGCTACCTCACCACTCGTGAAGGAGCCGGCGTGCTTCGCGTTCGGGTCGGAGACGAGCCGATCATCGACGCGCTGGACTACGGCCAATCCACCGAGATCAACGGTGTGCGCGTCTCCCTCCACCCGGCTGGCCACATTCTCGGTTCGAGCCAGGTGCGGGTCGAACACAAGGGGCACGTCTGGGTCGTCTCGGGAGATTACAAGGTCGGCCCCGATGCCACCTGCTCCGTCTTCGATCCTGTGCGCTGCCACGTCTTCATCACCGAATCAACCTTCGGCCTGCCCATCTACCGCTGGCCCGATCAGTCCGAGGTGTTCGATGCGATCAACGCCTGGTGGCGCAAGAACGCCGATGAGGGTAAAGTCTGCCTGCTCTACGCCTATGCCCTGGGCAAGGCCCAGCGCTTGCTCTCCGGCCTTGATCCCTCCATCGGCCCCATTTTCTGCCACGGTGCGGTCGAAAAGCTGAACACCGCCTACCGCGAGGGGGGCGTCCCCCTGCCGCCGACCCAGTACGCCGGCCATGCCTCGAACCGAAGCGCCTGGGCTCGGGGGATCGTTATCGCCCCCCCCTCGGCCCACGGAACCCCCTGGTCGCGCAAGTTCAGCCCCTCCTCCTCGGCCTTCGCCTCCGGCTGGATGGCCATCCGGGGCACCCGTCGCCGCCGCGCCGTCGATCGCGGCTTCATCCTCTCCGACCACGCCGACTGGCCCGGCCTGCTCGGCGCCATCGACGCCACCGGGGCCGACACCGTCTGGGCCACGCATGGCTATTCCGCCGTCCTCGTCCGCTGGCTCCGCGAGTACGGCAAAGACGCCGAGGTCGTTGCCACGCGATTCGTCGGAGAGGAGGGCATTGACGCTGAAGAATCGGAGCTCGCCGAAGTGGGTGATGTCGACTCCGGAGAGACGTAA
- a CDS encoding DUF5615 family PIN-like protein, producing MIILVDENMGSRRLATRLTAAGHDVLLAAEAGLRSVSDARLLAWAVTEGRLVLTRDHEDFADLHDLVLAVGGSHPGILVVRFDNDPRNNLTDAGITSAMTKLESSGVMIPNQIHVLNHWR from the coding sequence ATGATCATTCTGGTTGACGAGAACATGGGCAGCCGTCGACTTGCCACACGACTCACGGCAGCAGGTCACGACGTGCTGCTGGCCGCAGAGGCTGGCTTACGATCGGTGTCCGATGCCAGGCTCCTGGCCTGGGCTGTCACCGAAGGCCGCCTGGTTCTCACGCGAGATCACGAAGACTTTGCCGATCTCCACGACCTCGTTCTCGCTGTCGGGGGAAGCCATCCCGGTATTCTTGTCGTGCGGTTCGACAATGATCCTCGCAACAATTTGACCGACGCAGGCATCACGTCCGCGATGACCAAACTGGAATCCTCGGGCGTGATGATCCCGAATCAGATTCATGTTCTGAACCATTGGCGATGA
- a CDS encoding type II toxin-antitoxin system ParD family antitoxin produces the protein MPNEIRLFIEAQAAEQGCASAGEYPLALVREAQLRQAKAGIDAKLIEALENGPATPMTREDWDELEREVWERDRQERAGS, from the coding sequence TTGCCCAATGAGATAAGGTTATTCATCGAAGCCCAGGCAGCAGAGCAGGGTTGTGCCTCGGCCGGTGAGTACCCCCTGGCCCTCGTCCGAGAGGCCCAACTCCGTCAGGCGAAGGCCGGGATCGATGCGAAGCTCATCGAGGCGCTTGAAAACGGCCCGGCAACCCCAATGACTCGCGAAGATTGGGATGAACTTGAGCGAGAAGTCTGGGAACGGGATCGGCAAGAGCGTGCTGGATCGTGA
- a CDS encoding DNA gyrase/topoisomerase IV subunit B, which yields MAVGTYNAESITVLEGLEAVRRRPGMYIGGVDKAGLHHLLWEIVDNAIDEVMNGHATRIVVTLSKNGKTCSVSDNGRGIPIDVHAKTGKSALEVIFTTLHAGGKFDNDAYKVAGGLHGVGASVVNALSERLEVQVKRDGHVWTQRYTRGKSLGNVEKGEPARGSGTTVSFTPDPEIFVDAIYDPNLIAERLEVKTYLNKGLSIQFVDERAGTSVEYRHDGGVSDFLDAVNKGRDDVRVASSPFVLEREEDDLRLEVALAWTEATDEDIRSFVNTIPTRDGGTHESGLREAVRAAVQKFIKDHELAKKGPEIKAEDIREGLTAILSVCVREPQFQGQTKGRLNNPEVRALVDSMVRPRLEDFLIKNKSIADAIVHRVIQSAKAREASRAAASQVRRKTAISNRLNLPGKLHDCDSTDPERSELFIVEGDSAGGSAKQGRDRHIQAILPLRGKVLNAEQATKGKLLENKELTDLVSALGCGIDEHYDPARLRYGKIILLTDADSDGHHIATLLLTFFYRHLPDLMDAGRVYLACPPLYKVTYGKENYWAADDRERDAILNKLPKNAKPTITRFKGLGEMPAKLLFETTLDPSRRRLLRVSIPDEDRPYTDHTVSDLMGKEPEARFKFIMEEAYSARDIDI from the coding sequence ATGGCCGTTGGAACCTATAACGCCGAATCGATCACCGTTCTGGAGGGGCTCGAAGCCGTCCGGAGACGGCCGGGCATGTACATTGGCGGAGTGGACAAGGCGGGCCTGCATCATTTGCTCTGGGAGATCGTCGATAACGCGATCGACGAGGTGATGAACGGCCACGCAACGCGGATCGTCGTGACCCTGTCGAAGAACGGCAAGACCTGCTCAGTGTCGGACAACGGGCGAGGGATTCCGATTGATGTTCATGCAAAGACCGGAAAAAGTGCGCTCGAGGTGATCTTCACTACCCTTCACGCTGGCGGCAAGTTCGACAACGACGCCTACAAGGTGGCCGGCGGCCTCCACGGGGTGGGGGCGAGCGTGGTCAACGCATTGAGCGAACGCCTGGAGGTGCAGGTCAAGCGTGACGGTCACGTCTGGACCCAGCGCTACACGCGGGGCAAGTCGCTGGGGAACGTCGAAAAGGGGGAACCGGCTCGGGGGTCGGGCACGACCGTCAGCTTCACGCCGGACCCGGAAATCTTCGTGGATGCGATCTACGATCCGAACCTGATCGCCGAGCGTCTGGAAGTCAAAACGTATTTGAACAAGGGGCTCTCGATCCAGTTCGTCGACGAGCGGGCGGGGACCTCGGTCGAGTACCGCCACGACGGCGGCGTGAGCGACTTCCTCGACGCGGTGAACAAGGGCCGCGACGATGTGCGAGTCGCCTCCTCTCCCTTCGTGCTGGAACGCGAGGAAGACGACCTGCGCCTGGAAGTCGCCCTGGCCTGGACCGAGGCGACGGATGAAGACATTCGCTCGTTCGTGAATACGATTCCCACCCGAGACGGCGGTACGCACGAGTCGGGCCTTCGGGAAGCGGTGCGGGCGGCCGTGCAGAAGTTCATCAAGGACCACGAACTGGCGAAAAAGGGGCCGGAGATCAAGGCCGAGGACATCCGCGAGGGCCTGACGGCGATTCTCTCCGTCTGCGTTCGCGAGCCGCAGTTCCAGGGGCAGACGAAGGGACGCCTGAACAACCCTGAGGTTCGCGCACTCGTCGATTCGATGGTGCGTCCCCGGCTCGAAGACTTCCTGATCAAGAACAAGAGCATCGCCGACGCGATTGTTCATCGCGTGATCCAGTCGGCCAAGGCTCGCGAGGCCAGTCGGGCCGCCGCCAGCCAGGTGCGACGGAAGACGGCGATCAGCAACCGCCTCAATCTTCCCGGCAAGCTGCACGATTGTGACAGTACCGATCCCGAGCGCTCCGAGTTGTTCATCGTCGAGGGGGACTCTGCCGGTGGCTCGGCCAAGCAAGGGCGCGACCGGCACATCCAGGCGATTCTCCCCTTACGCGGCAAGGTTCTGAACGCCGAGCAAGCGACGAAGGGGAAACTGCTCGAAAACAAGGAGCTGACCGACCTGGTCAGTGCGCTCGGCTGCGGGATCGACGAGCATTACGACCCGGCCCGTCTGCGCTACGGCAAGATTATCCTCCTGACCGATGCCGACAGCGACGGGCATCACATCGCCACCTTGTTGCTCACGTTCTTTTATCGGCACCTGCCGGACCTGATGGACGCCGGGCGGGTTTACCTGGCCTGCCCACCGCTCTACAAGGTGACTTACGGCAAGGAAAACTACTGGGCCGCCGACGACCGCGAACGTGACGCGATCCTGAACAAGCTCCCCAAGAACGCCAAGCCCACGATCACCCGCTTCAAGGGGCTGGGCGAGATGCCGGCCAAGCTTCTCTTTGAAACCACCCTCGACCCGAGCCGTCGCCGCCTGCTCCGTGTTTCGATCCCCGACGAAGACCGGCCGTACACCGATCACACCGTCTCTGACCTGATGGGCAAGGAGCCGGAGGCCCGGTTCAAGTTCATCATGGAAGAAGCGTACTCGGCGCGGGATATTGATATCTAG
- a CDS encoding DNA gyrase/topoisomerase IV subunit A — protein sequence MARKRQSNRGAQGDGAGRNEVIEVVPLAEATRERYLNYALSVITSRALPDVRDGLKPVQRRILYAMWADLRVSSDSRYVKSAAVVGEVMKSYHPHGDQSIYDAQVRMAQSFSLRYPLIEGYGNFGSIDGDPPAAMRYTECRLMPIATELLSELREGTVDFRPNYASTADEPIVLPAQIPNLLVNGASGIAVGMATNIPPHNLKEVCNALIALLDKDRDVPVEKLLKHIQGPDFPTGGVILNSGDEIRQIYATGQGTIKLRGTYETDPKNPNRIVITSIPYGVEKDPLVLRIGDLIGRGQVPQLTNVKDLSTDDIRIVLDLKPGANADAALAYLFKNTPLQNNFNVNLTCLQPAAEAEVAVPARLDLKSILVHFLDFRMQVVTRRLQHELDAVLRRIHILEGFAIVFNNLDEAIAIIRASDGKADAAPKLIERFDLSELQADAVLETKLYRLGKLEIQDILDELADRRVRAAELQALLADEPARWGLIREELKAISRKYGDPRRTMIEGPVETVEFREEDYIVDEDAWVIVTRDGWVKRQKSFTDVASIRVRDEDRVGWVFRCRARQTMTIFTTRGVAYTLRVNDIVMTTGHGEPIQRQFAFEDQESIVGVVCHDPRCLPSPKAPTSKNGKARQGYLDADLQPGSNGDGHGSSNGDGKTAPPPYGVAVTAGGKTLRFSLSYVAPVSTKKGRGIVRLDASYPDDAVIGVEASDGSENVCLVTRSARILVFPVDEANVVSGVAKGVSAIRLDAKDRVLGFTLAGAKGDGLEVRTSRGAVQSLRASKYPVTSRGGKGYAIMQRGSITEVVLPEATPVPPMDQVDQERS from the coding sequence ATGGCCCGAAAACGGCAATCGAATCGAGGGGCCCAGGGCGACGGAGCCGGGCGCAACGAGGTGATCGAGGTGGTTCCCCTGGCCGAGGCGACCAGGGAACGGTACCTGAATTACGCCCTGAGCGTGATCACGTCGCGGGCCTTGCCCGACGTGCGCGACGGCCTGAAGCCGGTGCAACGGCGCATTTTGTACGCAATGTGGGCCGATCTGCGGGTTTCGAGCGACAGCCGGTACGTCAAGAGTGCGGCCGTCGTGGGCGAGGTGATGAAGAGCTATCACCCGCACGGCGACCAGTCGATTTACGACGCCCAGGTGCGGATGGCGCAATCGTTCAGCCTGCGGTATCCGTTGATTGAAGGCTACGGCAACTTCGGCTCGATCGACGGCGACCCTCCGGCCGCGATGCGGTACACCGAATGCCGCTTGATGCCGATCGCCACCGAGCTGCTGAGTGAGCTGCGCGAGGGAACGGTCGATTTCCGGCCGAACTACGCCTCGACGGCCGATGAGCCGATCGTCCTGCCCGCGCAGATTCCGAACCTGCTGGTCAACGGGGCGTCGGGGATTGCCGTTGGCATGGCGACCAATATCCCGCCGCACAACCTGAAGGAGGTCTGCAACGCGCTGATCGCGCTGCTCGACAAGGATCGCGACGTGCCGGTCGAGAAGCTGCTCAAGCACATTCAAGGGCCGGACTTCCCGACCGGTGGCGTGATTTTGAACAGCGGCGACGAGATCCGGCAGATCTACGCCACCGGCCAGGGGACGATCAAGCTGCGAGGGACGTACGAAACCGATCCGAAGAACCCGAACCGGATCGTGATCACGTCGATTCCGTACGGGGTCGAAAAAGACCCTCTCGTCCTGCGGATCGGCGACCTGATTGGCCGGGGGCAGGTGCCGCAACTGACGAACGTGAAGGACCTGAGCACGGATGACATCCGGATCGTCCTGGACCTGAAGCCCGGCGCGAACGCCGATGCGGCCCTCGCGTACCTGTTCAAGAACACGCCGCTGCAGAACAACTTCAACGTCAACCTGACCTGCCTGCAGCCGGCCGCCGAGGCCGAGGTGGCCGTACCAGCCCGGCTCGATTTGAAGTCGATTCTGGTCCACTTCCTCGACTTCCGGATGCAGGTCGTGACTCGCCGGCTTCAGCACGAGCTGGACGCGGTCTTGCGACGCATTCACATCCTGGAAGGCTTTGCGATCGTCTTCAACAACCTGGATGAGGCCATCGCCATCATCCGGGCCAGCGACGGCAAGGCCGACGCCGCGCCGAAGCTGATCGAGCGGTTCGACCTCTCGGAGCTTCAGGCCGACGCGGTGCTGGAGACGAAGCTCTATCGCCTGGGCAAGCTGGAAATTCAGGACATCCTTGATGAGCTCGCCGACCGACGTGTCCGAGCCGCCGAGCTGCAGGCCTTGCTGGCCGATGAGCCGGCCCGCTGGGGGTTGATCCGGGAAGAACTGAAGGCGATTTCCCGGAAGTATGGCGACCCGCGCCGGACGATGATTGAGGGGCCGGTCGAGACGGTCGAGTTCCGCGAGGAAGATTACATTGTTGACGAGGACGCCTGGGTGATCGTCACCCGAGACGGCTGGGTGAAGCGGCAGAAGTCGTTTACCGACGTGGCGAGCATCCGCGTGAGAGATGAGGACCGCGTGGGCTGGGTCTTCCGCTGCCGGGCGCGGCAGACAATGACGATCTTCACGACCCGAGGCGTGGCCTACACGCTCCGGGTCAACGACATCGTGATGACCACCGGCCACGGCGAGCCGATCCAGCGGCAATTTGCCTTTGAGGATCAGGAGTCGATCGTCGGCGTCGTCTGTCACGACCCGAGGTGCCTGCCCTCGCCCAAGGCCCCGACGTCGAAGAACGGCAAGGCGCGGCAGGGTTATCTTGATGCCGACCTGCAGCCGGGCAGCAACGGCGACGGCCACGGCTCAAGCAACGGCGACGGCAAGACCGCTCCGCCGCCGTATGGCGTGGCGGTGACGGCCGGGGGAAAGACGTTGCGGTTCTCGCTCAGTTACGTGGCTCCCGTCTCGACCAAGAAGGGGCGCGGGATTGTTCGGCTCGATGCGAGCTACCCGGATGATGCGGTGATCGGGGTCGAGGCGTCGGACGGATCGGAGAATGTCTGCCTCGTCACGCGATCGGCCCGCATTTTGGTCTTCCCGGTCGATGAGGCGAACGTGGTTTCCGGGGTAGCCAAGGGGGTGAGCGCCATCCGGCTTGATGCCAAGGACCGCGTGCTCGGCTTCACCCTGGCCGGAGCGAAGGGAGACGGCCTGGAGGTCCGCACCAGCCGAGGAGCGGTGCAATCGCTGCGGGCGTCGAAGTATCCCGTCACCAGTCGAGGCGGTAAGGGATACGCGATCATGCAGCGCGGGTCGATCACGGAGGTTGTCTTGCCCGAAGCAACCCCGGTGCCGCCGATGGATCAGGTGGATCAGGAGCGTTCGTGA